From the genome of Triticum aestivum cultivar Chinese Spring chromosome 3B, IWGSC CS RefSeq v2.1, whole genome shotgun sequence, one region includes:
- the LOC123067231 gene encoding LEAF RUST 10 DISEASE-RESISTANCEUS RECEPTOR-LIKE PROTEIN KINASE-like 2.4: MSIGRTSHVNVVSLFGFCLEGSKRALIYEYMPNGSLDKYIYSENPKEILGWERLYAIAIGIARGLEYLHHSCDTRIIHFNIKPQNILLDKDFSPKIADFGLAKLCHTKESKLSMTGTRGTIGFIAPEVHSRTFGVVSTKSYVYSYGMILLEIVGGRRNVRSIVAKSSEKYFPDWIYDHFAQDDGLEACEVTNEIEEIARKMILIGLWCIQVIPLHRPTITKVLEMFERSLDDLDMPPKQNFCELL; the protein is encoded by the coding sequence ATGAGCATTGGCAGGACCTCTCATGTTAATGTTGTTAGcttatttggattttgtttggagGGATCAAAACGAGCTCTTATATATGAGTACATGCCCAATGGTTCCTTGGATAAGTACATTTACTCAGAGAACCCCAAAGAAATTTTAGGATGGGAGAGGCTCTATGCAATAGCAATTGGGATTGCTCGTGGCCTCGAATACTTGCACCATAGCTGTGATACACGTATCATCCATTTCAATATCAAGCCCCAAAATATTCTTCTAGACAAGGATTTCAGCCCAAAGATTGCTGATTTTGGTTTAGCTAAATTGTGCCATACAAAGGAGAGCAAGCTTTCAATGACTGGAACTAGAGGAACAATTGGATTCATCGCCCCAGAAGTTCACTCCCGAACCTTTGGAGTGGTTTCGACAAAGTCGTATGTTTATAGTTATGGAATGATACTGCTGGAGATAGTTGGAGGGAGGAGAAATGTAAGATCAATTGTTGCAAAATCCAGTGAAAAGTATTTTCCTGATTGGATTTATGACCACTTTGCGCAAGATGATGGATTAGAAGCATGTGAAGTCACCAATGAAATTGAGGAGATAGCGAGAAAGATGATCTTAATTGGCTTGTGGTGTATACAAGTAATACCCTTGCATCGCCCTACTATAACAAAAGTTCTAGAAATGTTTGAGAGAAGCTTAGATGATTTGGATATGCCGCCAAAGCAGAACTTCTGTGAACTGCTATAA
- the LOC123067232 gene encoding uncharacterized protein: MALASWFLVIAWIWLVPLMHAVAGAEEQQGEGCSSSARSCGNLTISDPFWLTNMDTRRSCGSLDFEVNCFNNTSAILQSSIPGSFGFAIVNISYQERNLHVVDQGKLQALQAPDGCQVPTLNTSAKVGRPFRISPINLNLVLYNCTSEAAAAALSRRGGELVQIRIRCGNQSEVFVRTTGRYNETSSYDSYEGCNTVIMPVLISSGEANTNDYEQLISDGFLLTWAHPLPAPARSDRRGKKIMLIGTTSAAATFLFACLYVLIWHRKGKRLWFLLCKKGSSNTEKNYEAMIVSYGSLAPKRYMHSELAD; the protein is encoded by the exons ATGGCTCTGGCCAGCTGGTTCTTAGTCATCGCCTGGATTTGGTTGGTGCCACTGATGCACGCCGTCGCTGGGGCTGAGGAGCAGCAAGGGGAAGGCTGCTCGAGCTCGGCCCGGAGTTGCGGCAACCTCACCATCTCCGACCCATTCTGGCTCACCAACATGGATACGAGAAGATCATGCGGTTCCTTGGATTTCGAGGTCAATTGCTTTAACAACACTTCAGCAATTCTACAGAGCTCTATACCCGGCAGTTTTGGTTTTGCCATCGTCAACATCTCATATCAGGAACGCAACTTGCATGTTGTTGATCAAGGGAAACTGCAAGCTCTGCAAGCCCCCGACGGCTGCCAAGTACCGACATTGAACACCTCCGCCAAAGTGGGCCGCCCGTTTAGGATCTCACCAATCAACCTGAACCTCGTGCTGTACAACTGCACGtccgaggccgcggcggcggctttATCACGTCGAGGTGGAGAGCTGGTGCAGATAAGGATCAGGTGCGGGAACCAAAGCGAGGTGTTTGTTCGCACAACAGGCCGTTACAACGAGACAAGCAGCTACGATAGCTATGAGGGATGCAACACTGTCATCATGCCGGTGCTCATATCATCGGGCGAGGCAAACACGAACGACTACGAGCAGCTCATCAGCGATGGCTTCCTCCTGACATGGGCGCACCCTCTTCCTGCACCTGCAC GTAGTGACAGGAGAGGGAAGAAGATTATGCTAATAG GTACTACATCAGCAGCTGCAACCTTTCTCTTTGCATGTCTTTATGTGCTGATATGGCATAGAAAAGGGAAAAGACTATGGTTTCTCCTTTGCAAGAAGGGTAGCAGCAACACTGAGAAGAATTACGAGGCCATGATAGTATCATATGGATCCCTAGCTCCAAAAAGATACATGCACTCAGAG TTAgcagattag